From Pseudomonas vanderleydeniana, the proteins below share one genomic window:
- a CDS encoding NnrS family protein, protein MQVLERSKALAITPLFRLAFRPFFLAGCVLAALVIPLWLAALGGSIDDWTPAGGWLGWHRHELLFGFGLAIIAGFLLTAVQTWAGRPGLCGKPLAALALLWLGARLAWLINAPWWLLVPLELAFPLAVAGVMGRTLWAVRQQRNYPIVVVLLLLAGVDAVSLYGLSEGHEGWQRQGVLGGLWLVAAMMGLIGGRVIPFFTQRGLGRTQGVAAWPWLDWLLLVGSALAALAYASGLALSPNGGVGGLFAMLAAGHGVRLARWQDRALWRVPLLWSLHLAYGWLALACLVVALWHFGVALNPSLAVHCLTVGAMSGLILAMIARVSLGHTGRALQPPSGMTLAFVLLNLACLSRVVLIIFFPLPALWLAGLCWTLAFALYAWRYGPMLLRARVDGHPG, encoded by the coding sequence ATGCAAGTGCTTGAGCGCAGCAAGGCGCTGGCGATCACACCGTTGTTCCGGCTGGCCTTCCGGCCATTTTTCCTGGCGGGCTGTGTGCTGGCGGCGCTGGTCATACCGCTGTGGCTGGCGGCCCTTGGCGGTTCGATCGATGACTGGACGCCGGCCGGTGGTTGGCTGGGCTGGCATCGGCATGAGTTGTTGTTCGGCTTTGGTCTGGCAATCATCGCCGGTTTCCTGCTGACCGCCGTGCAGACCTGGGCCGGTCGCCCCGGACTGTGCGGCAAGCCGCTGGCAGCGTTGGCGCTACTGTGGCTGGGCGCACGGCTGGCCTGGTTGATCAACGCGCCGTGGTGGCTGCTGGTGCCGTTGGAACTGGCCTTCCCGTTGGCGGTGGCCGGGGTCATGGGGCGTACGTTGTGGGCGGTGCGACAGCAGCGCAACTACCCGATCGTGGTGGTCCTGCTGTTGCTGGCCGGGGTCGACGCGGTGTCCTTGTACGGTCTGTCCGAGGGGCATGAAGGCTGGCAGCGCCAAGGCGTACTGGGTGGACTCTGGCTGGTGGCGGCGATGATGGGCCTGATCGGCGGGCGGGTCATTCCGTTCTTCACCCAGCGGGGCCTGGGGCGTACGCAGGGCGTTGCCGCCTGGCCCTGGTTGGACTGGCTGTTGCTGGTGGGCTCGGCACTGGCGGCGCTGGCTTATGCCTCGGGGTTGGCGCTGTCACCCAATGGCGGGGTCGGCGGGCTGTTCGCGATGCTGGCGGCGGGGCATGGGGTGCGCTTGGCGCGCTGGCAGGATCGGGCACTCTGGCGCGTGCCGTTGTTGTGGTCGTTGCACCTGGCCTACGGCTGGTTGGCGCTGGCCTGCCTGGTCGTCGCGCTGTGGCATTTCGGCGTGGCGTTGAACCCGAGCCTGGCCGTGCACTGCCTGACGGTCGGTGCCATGAGCGGCCTGATCCTGGCGATGATCGCGCGAGTCAGCCTCGGGCATACCGGGCGTGCACTGCAACCCCCATCGGGTATGACCCTGGCGTTCGTGTTGTTGAACCTGGCGTGCTTGAGTCGTGTCGTGCTGATCATTTTT